A window of the Tunturibacter empetritectus genome harbors these coding sequences:
- a CDS encoding Sec-independent protein translocase subunit TatA/TatB, giving the protein MPSFQDSAVIFFLALLLFGPKKLPELARQLGKLMAEFRRASNEFRMQMEDELRVADQEEQRKKIAAMEAAAPVSPVIATPAITAPVIADGENTIAPPALTEASTSDVTPERIAQLTQELVEDHPHMPPAIPAPLPIATSGDLNLMPPSTGLPVSNSALSPVLDAIPHATEPEPAAEVVTSEATHHG; this is encoded by the coding sequence ATGCCTAGCTTTCAGGACAGCGCCGTCATCTTCTTCCTCGCCCTGCTTCTCTTCGGCCCGAAGAAGCTGCCCGAGCTCGCCCGCCAACTGGGTAAGCTCATGGCCGAGTTCCGTCGTGCCTCCAACGAATTTCGCATGCAGATGGAAGACGAGCTCCGCGTCGCTGACCAGGAAGAGCAGCGAAAAAAGATCGCCGCCATGGAGGCCGCCGCCCCCGTCTCCCCAGTTATAGCCACACCAGCCATTACCGCACCCGTCATAGCCGACGGCGAGAACACCATCGCACCGCCCGCACTCACCGAAGCCTCCACCTCCGACGTAACCCCCGAGCGCATCGCCCAGCTCACCCAGGAGTTGGTGGAAGACCACCCACACATGCCGCCCGCGATTCCCGCGCCGCTTCCCATTGCAACCTCCGGTGACCTCAATCTCATGCCACCCTCCACCGGCCTTCCTGTCAGCAACTCGGCCCTCTCGCCTGTCCTAGACGCCATCCCCCACGCCACCGAGCCTGAACCAGCAGCCGAAGTAGTCACCAGCGAGGCCACCCACCATGGCTGA
- the tatC gene encoding twin-arginine translocase subunit TatC, with protein MADLVDSVRAAVTDRAELPGMSLMEHLTELRKRLIHATVYLLIGFAVAYAFHERLYGLVQKPLDDLHIALNFTHPTDGLNLYLKTALLGGAILASPFILYQLWLFISPGMYANEKRYVFPFMGATIGLFMAGAWFGYHWVLPGAIKVLVLDFGKRFHPILTIEDYTQFFLAVILGLGICFELPILIFFLSLFGIVDAKFLIKHIRYAILVIFLISAIICPLPDPFSMILFASPMLVLYLLGVGVAYFVHPSRRKPKEASKAA; from the coding sequence ATGGCTGATCTGGTCGACAGCGTTCGCGCCGCAGTCACCGACCGCGCCGAACTCCCCGGCATGAGCCTGATGGAGCATCTCACCGAGCTCCGCAAGCGCCTCATCCATGCCACCGTCTATCTGCTCATCGGATTCGCCGTTGCCTACGCCTTTCACGAGCGGCTCTACGGCCTCGTCCAGAAACCACTCGACGACCTCCACATCGCACTCAACTTCACCCACCCCACCGACGGTCTCAATCTCTACCTCAAGACCGCCCTGCTGGGTGGCGCGATCCTAGCCTCGCCCTTCATCCTCTACCAGCTCTGGCTCTTCATCTCGCCCGGCATGTACGCCAACGAGAAGCGCTACGTATTTCCCTTCATGGGCGCGACCATCGGTCTCTTCATGGCGGGAGCGTGGTTCGGCTATCACTGGGTGCTCCCCGGCGCCATCAAAGTCCTCGTCCTGGACTTCGGCAAGAGATTCCACCCCATCCTCACCATCGAGGACTACACCCAGTTCTTCCTCGCCGTCATACTCGGCCTCGGCATCTGCTTCGAACTGCCAATCCTCATCTTCTTCCTCTCGCTCTTCGGCATCGTCGACGCCAAGTTCCTCATCAAGCACATCCGCTACGCCATTCTCGTCATCTTCCTCATCTCGGCCATCATCTGTCCGTTGCCCGACCCCTTCAGCATGATCCTCTTCGCCAGTCCCATGCTCGTTCTCTATCTGCTCGGCGTAGGCGTCGCGTACTTTGTCCATCCATCCCGTCGCAAACCCAAAGAGGCCAGTAAAGCCGCATGA
- a CDS encoding M28 family peptidase: MTRRRPLFLALLLAFLASAINAPKANAQRAASPQFSGQAAYNLTKQLLDVAPKRFNGSPGHAKAEEFLKQHFAPEAAKGNFVADTFTATTPAGLQTMTNYIAKFPGKKDGIIVLVSHYETNYYLRDIDFYGANDGAATSALLIEIASVLRAHPPEGYSIWLVFDDGEESVSGKWSTADSLYGTRHLAAKWSQDGTLSKMKALLVADMIADKDLNIDYVENSTPWLLDLLKVAAKNTGHSASIFKYREAEEDDHLPFAARGVPVLDVIDAHYGAFTAALPDGYHHTDKDTLDKISAHSLQISGDIFLEMIRLINQRP, from the coding sequence ATGACCCGACGCCGACCACTTTTCCTCGCGCTGCTTCTCGCCTTCCTTGCATCTGCAATCAATGCCCCAAAAGCTAACGCCCAGAGAGCCGCCTCCCCTCAATTCAGCGGACAAGCTGCCTACAACCTCACCAAACAGCTCCTCGACGTAGCTCCCAAACGCTTCAACGGCTCTCCCGGCCACGCCAAGGCCGAAGAGTTCCTCAAGCAGCACTTCGCCCCGGAAGCCGCCAAGGGAAACTTCGTCGCCGACACCTTCACCGCCACCACCCCCGCCGGCCTCCAGACGATGACCAACTACATCGCCAAATTTCCAGGCAAAAAAGACGGCATCATCGTCCTCGTCTCTCACTACGAGACCAACTACTACCTTCGCGACATCGATTTTTACGGCGCGAACGACGGCGCAGCCACCAGCGCATTGCTCATCGAAATCGCCAGCGTCCTCCGAGCCCACCCGCCCGAGGGCTACTCCATCTGGCTCGTCTTTGACGACGGAGAAGAGTCCGTCAGCGGCAAGTGGTCCACCGCCGACTCCCTCTATGGCACCCGTCACCTCGCCGCCAAATGGTCCCAGGACGGCACCCTCTCCAAAATGAAAGCTCTCCTAGTCGCCGACATGATCGCCGACAAGGATCTCAACATTGACTACGTAGAAAACTCCACCCCGTGGCTGCTCGACCTGCTAAAAGTCGCCGCCAAAAACACCGGCCACTCCGCCAGCATCTTCAAATACCGCGAGGCCGAAGAAGATGATCATCTCCCGTTCGCGGCACGCGGCGTACCTGTCCTCGATGTGATCGACGCCCACTACGGCGCCTTCACCGCAGCCCTCCCCGACGGCTACCACCACACCGACAAGGACACCCTCGACAAGATCAGCGCCCATTCCCTGCAGATCTCCGGCGACATCTTCCTCGAGATGATCCGCTTAATCAACCAGCGCCCCTAA